A genomic stretch from Planctomycetaceae bacterium includes:
- a CDS encoding tetratricopeptide repeat protein, whose product MKRLNNVLQQSKETTRFGVEKAMLPGMALLFLTALMLRLVQVWQISKAPFFPMLMGDSKSYSDWGQRIAGGDLLGQDVFYQSPLYPYTLGGIYWLWGFERMPVLVFQAVTGAVACVILADAARRSFGRTAGMATGIIATFYAPALFFDMLVQKSSLDTLLFASLIWALVIATKQNGPSQWSKPLLLGVTFGLVILNRENAIVLLPVVLWVCLRWLFQRGNRADLVLRSIRPLGFLATGASIVLLPVAFRNAFIGGQFHLTTSQFGPNFFIGNNADANGMYQPVRQGGGNAAFERTDATEIAEDALGYTLSPSQVSSYWTGKALTFIREHPVSWLKLMGRKFLLLANAEEITDTEDLQTYSEWSTPLRLTRHVFHFGTLFPLAVFGVLAGRRNSAIRVIAFAVALYAMSVLAFYVMGRYRYPLAVLLFLPAGLGIQRLVDISRHLIWNNGQEQKSEVSPVGSTARRLQTFAAFSTVVLAGLIAGLPIVNADHMASVTSYNVALEFDRINDLEKASEYYRRAIRLRPIDAEAWLNLADVESRRGDLSVATRCLEESVRIDRTLGISQFRLANLYVQQDRFADAIVCYERCLELEPEFPPAYMNLAIALRTQGEPDQAVEVLQRAVHRFPDYLPVVMNLIDTLCEVGRTDEALPYWRKIKSAFPGDKPLTGNLERLWQAERESDQEK is encoded by the coding sequence ATGAAGCGGCTGAATAACGTCTTGCAGCAATCAAAAGAAACAACGCGATTCGGCGTAGAAAAAGCGATGCTGCCCGGCATGGCCCTTCTTTTCCTGACTGCGCTGATGCTGCGGCTGGTCCAGGTCTGGCAGATATCGAAAGCCCCTTTTTTTCCAATGCTCATGGGCGATTCCAAAAGTTACTCCGATTGGGGGCAGCGGATCGCCGGCGGAGATTTACTTGGGCAGGACGTTTTCTATCAGTCGCCGCTCTATCCCTATACGCTGGGCGGTATTTACTGGCTCTGGGGTTTCGAAAGAATGCCAGTTCTGGTGTTCCAGGCTGTCACTGGTGCGGTTGCGTGCGTGATACTGGCAGATGCAGCAAGACGCTCATTCGGGCGAACTGCTGGCATGGCCACAGGCATTATCGCAACGTTCTATGCGCCTGCGTTGTTCTTTGACATGCTCGTGCAAAAATCATCTTTGGATACGCTGTTGTTCGCCTCTCTGATTTGGGCGTTGGTGATCGCGACAAAACAGAATGGTCCGTCACAATGGTCAAAACCACTCTTGTTAGGGGTAACGTTCGGTCTGGTGATTTTGAATCGCGAAAATGCAATAGTGCTGCTTCCGGTCGTGCTTTGGGTCTGCCTTCGATGGCTCTTCCAGAGAGGAAACCGGGCGGATCTCGTGCTCCGGAGCATCAGGCCTTTGGGCTTTCTGGCCACCGGGGCAAGCATCGTGCTGCTTCCGGTTGCGTTTCGAAACGCATTCATCGGTGGGCAGTTTCATCTGACAACTTCGCAGTTTGGCCCCAATTTCTTCATTGGGAATAATGCCGACGCCAATGGTATGTATCAACCAGTCAGGCAGGGTGGTGGGAACGCCGCGTTCGAACGTACCGACGCGACTGAAATTGCCGAAGATGCCCTGGGATACACGCTATCGCCTTCGCAGGTTTCATCTTACTGGACTGGAAAGGCGTTAACGTTTATCCGCGAACATCCAGTGTCCTGGCTGAAGCTGATGGGGCGGAAATTCCTGCTACTCGCTAATGCCGAAGAGATCACTGACACAGAAGATCTTCAGACGTATTCTGAATGGTCAACTCCATTGAGGCTGACGCGGCACGTGTTTCATTTTGGAACGCTCTTTCCGCTCGCCGTCTTTGGTGTACTCGCGGGCCGACGAAATTCGGCGATCAGGGTCATTGCTTTTGCTGTCGCGCTGTATGCGATGAGTGTCCTGGCATTTTACGTCATGGGCCGTTACCGCTACCCGCTGGCTGTTCTCTTGTTTCTGCCGGCAGGTCTAGGAATCCAGCGGCTTGTGGACATCAGTCGTCATCTGATTTGGAACAACGGTCAGGAACAGAAGTCGGAAGTGAGTCCGGTGGGGTCAACGGCGCGCCGTCTTCAAACTTTCGCGGCGTTCTCGACAGTTGTGTTGGCCGGTCTTATTGCCGGTCTGCCAATCGTGAATGCTGACCATATGGCGTCGGTTACCTCCTACAATGTGGCTCTCGAGTTCGACAGAATCAACGATTTGGAAAAGGCTTCTGAATACTATCGGCGAGCAATCCGTCTGCGCCCGATAGATGCTGAGGCCTGGTTGAATCTGGCTGATGTAGAATCACGGCGGGGGGACCTGTCTGTTGCGACGAGGTGTCTTGAAGAGAGTGTGCGAATTGATCGAACGCTCGGAATCTCGCAGTTTCGTTTGGCAAACCTCTACGTGCAGCAGGACCGATTCGCCGATGCAATTGTTTGTTACGAACGATGTCTTGAACTGGAGCCGGAGTTTCCTCCCGCTTATATGAACCTTGCCATAGCACTGAGGACACAAGGTGAACCGGATCAGGCCGTCGAAGTGTTACAAAGGGCAGTTCACCGATTTCCGGACTATCTGCCCGTGGTGATGAATCTGATTGATACTCTTTGCGAAGTTGGTCGAACGGATGAGGCTCTGCCCTATTGGCGGAAAATAAAGTCTGCATTCCCGGGAGACAAACCGCTGACAGGAAACCTCGAGCGGCTCTGGCAGGCGGAACGTGAATCGGATCAGGAGAAATAG
- a CDS encoding DUF1559 domain-containing protein → MRRLKKRGFTLIELLVVIAIIAILIALLLPAVQQAREAARRTQCKNQLKQLALACHNYHDAFGMFPMSSSADGSLDTGDMPGSTANKVQRLNHRGWIGVLPFIEQASLYTSINTSGATGSYNRCGSPELPPPFNDPNTNGNAQWVSKSLTAFLCPSDSGNTHYTGATVNYVISPTAQAAGFYAPLINYDFSVQRYSNSMTLWSNRTKASRRMFGLQSNSRIRDVTDGTSNSVMLLESTREVVNGINQSWGHSKWVGNGLDLAVADPGAASAPNFRKINYWTCCPWWAPPNTKTVADNRLRDWGTVGSLHTGGAQAALGDGSVRFLSENTDGTVLNNLAFIADGNVIGDF, encoded by the coding sequence ATGAGAAGACTGAAGAAACGAGGATTCACCCTGATCGAATTGCTGGTGGTCATTGCGATCATTGCAATTCTGATTGCGTTGCTTTTGCCTGCGGTGCAGCAGGCTCGGGAAGCGGCACGGAGAACGCAATGTAAGAACCAACTCAAGCAGCTGGCACTGGCGTGCCACAACTACCACGATGCCTTCGGTATGTTCCCGATGTCTTCAAGTGCTGACGGATCGCTGGACACAGGAGACATGCCCGGTTCGACCGCGAATAAGGTCCAAAGACTGAATCACAGAGGCTGGATTGGTGTGCTACCATTCATTGAGCAAGCGTCGCTTTACACATCGATCAACACGAGCGGTGCAACCGGCTCTTATAATCGTTGTGGTTCACCAGAGTTGCCTCCCCCCTTCAATGACCCGAACACAAACGGCAATGCTCAGTGGGTCAGCAAGTCGCTGACTGCTTTCCTGTGTCCGTCTGACTCCGGAAATACTCATTACACCGGTGCAACAGTGAATTACGTCATCAGCCCGACCGCTCAGGCAGCAGGGTTCTATGCACCGCTGATCAACTACGACTTCTCTGTCCAGCGCTACAGCAACAGTATGACGCTTTGGTCAAACCGGACGAAGGCATCTCGTCGAATGTTCGGACTTCAGTCCAACAGTCGAATTCGCGACGTTACCGACGGTACAAGCAACTCTGTCATGCTTCTGGAATCAACCCGCGAGGTCGTGAATGGAATCAACCAGTCATGGGGACATTCCAAGTGGGTCGGAAATGGTCTGGACCTTGCCGTGGCAGATCCGGGAGCTGCGTCCGCTCCGAACTTTCGAAAGATCAACTACTGGACATGCTGCCCATGGTGGGCTCCACCCAATACCAAGACAGTGGCCGACAATCGTCTGCGTGACTGGGGAACAGTTGGCAGTCTGCATACCGGTGGCGCGCAGGCGGCACTTGGCGATGGATCCGTTCGATTCCTCAGCGAGAACACTGACGGAACAGTCCTGAACAACCTGGCATTCATTGCGGACGGAAATGTAATCGGGGACTTCTAA
- a CDS encoding (Fe-S)-binding protein, protein MKVALFIPCYVDQFYPKVGLATCLLLEHFGVDHCFPEQQTCCGQPMANSGCEDEARPLAQRYVEIFRDYDYVVAPSGSCVSMVRNHYDHLLQTRDSAADRVRERTLELSEFLVNVLNVKSVAGSYPYTVGVHQSCHGLRELRVAPSSEVMLPRDNNLMTLLGSLDGIQFANLKRKDECCGFGGTFAVAEEDVSCMMGNDRITDHLDAGAQVVTGADMSCLMHLDGLIQRQRKPLRILHFAELLCEAMSIPVTAE, encoded by the coding sequence ATGAAGGTTGCATTGTTCATCCCCTGTTATGTTGATCAGTTCTATCCCAAAGTTGGGCTGGCCACGTGCCTTCTGCTCGAACACTTTGGAGTGGATCATTGCTTTCCTGAGCAGCAAACCTGTTGTGGACAGCCAATGGCGAACAGCGGGTGCGAAGACGAAGCCCGTCCGCTGGCGCAGCGTTACGTGGAAATCTTCAGAGATTACGACTACGTGGTGGCTCCGTCCGGAAGTTGTGTTTCCATGGTACGAAACCATTACGACCACCTGCTGCAGACCCGTGACTCTGCAGCCGATCGTGTGAGGGAACGTACGCTGGAACTGAGCGAGTTTCTGGTCAATGTCCTGAATGTAAAATCCGTCGCAGGTTCCTACCCGTACACGGTTGGAGTCCATCAGAGTTGTCATGGATTGCGGGAACTGCGAGTGGCTCCTTCATCGGAAGTCATGCTTCCTCGAGATAACAATCTGATGACCCTGCTGGGCAGCCTCGATGGTATTCAGTTCGCAAATCTCAAACGGAAAGACGAGTGCTGCGGCTTTGGAGGCACGTTCGCCGTTGCAGAAGAAGATGTCTCCTGCATGATGGGAAACGACCGCATTACAGATCATCTGGATGCCGGCGCACAGGTGGTGACCGGTGCGGATATGTCATGTTTAATGCACCTCGACGGACTGATTCAACGACAGCGAAAACCTCTTCGGATCCTGCACTTCGCAGAATTGCTGTGTGAAGCGATGTCGATACCTGTTACCGCGGAATAA
- a CDS encoding MoxR family ATPase, with amino-acid sequence MSISSDKSFSSDKSLPDDDQRRAKRLVQGCQLVREQLSQVVVGQDDVVEQLLIAILARGHCLLEGVPGLAKTLMVRSLAETMRLTFHRIQFTPDLMPADITGTDIIQENRETGHRDMVFERGPVFTQMLLADEINRTPPKTQAALLEAMQEHEVTVGGTSYRLEEPFFVLATQNPIEQEGTYPLPEAQRDRFLFNVVVDYPSRDEESLIIDRTTSNQSAKLKPVIDGANIIEFQQTVRLVPLPEHVKNYVLDIVRAARPKDPTCASWVKEMIDWGPGPRACQQLVLASKARALLQGRYHVTRDDVEALAAPVLRHRIVPTFSAEAEGVSVDDLIMRLLKEVPKPSKQLL; translated from the coding sequence ATGTCCATCTCGTCAGACAAGTCATTCTCGTCAGACAAGTCATTGCCCGATGATGATCAGCGGCGTGCAAAGCGGCTGGTTCAGGGGTGTCAGCTGGTTCGGGAGCAACTAAGTCAGGTTGTCGTCGGCCAGGATGACGTCGTAGAACAATTGTTGATTGCGATTCTGGCACGCGGGCACTGCCTGCTGGAAGGTGTCCCCGGACTGGCAAAGACGCTGATGGTTCGGTCGCTTGCTGAAACAATGAGGCTGACATTTCATCGGATTCAGTTTACTCCGGATTTGATGCCTGCAGATATTACCGGAACAGACATTATCCAGGAGAACCGTGAAACTGGGCATCGAGATATGGTCTTCGAACGAGGTCCTGTCTTTACGCAGATGCTTCTGGCGGATGAGATTAACCGAACTCCGCCAAAGACACAGGCGGCATTGCTGGAAGCGATGCAGGAGCATGAAGTCACTGTCGGCGGGACATCCTATCGACTTGAAGAACCATTTTTTGTGCTGGCCACACAGAATCCAATTGAACAGGAAGGGACCTATCCGCTGCCCGAAGCGCAACGAGACCGATTTCTGTTCAATGTCGTTGTCGATTACCCTTCGCGAGATGAAGAGTCCCTGATTATCGATCGGACAACATCGAATCAGTCGGCAAAACTGAAACCTGTGATTGATGGCGCGAACATCATTGAGTTTCAGCAAACGGTTCGGTTAGTCCCTCTCCCCGAACATGTGAAGAACTATGTCCTGGATATTGTGCGGGCGGCGCGGCCGAAAGATCCAACGTGTGCGAGTTGGGTGAAGGAAATGATTGATTGGGGACCCGGTCCGCGAGCCTGTCAGCAACTGGTCCTGGCATCGAAAGCGCGCGCTTTGCTGCAGGGACGCTATCACGTCACTCGCGATGATGTTGAGGCACTGGCTGCTCCGGTTCTGCGTCACAGAATTGTTCCAACCTTCAGCGCCGAAGCTGAGGGGGTAAGTGTTGACGATCTGATAATGCGGTTGCTGAAGGAAGTCCCCAAACCATCAAAGCAGCTTTTGTAA
- a CDS encoding SGNH/GDSL hydrolase family protein, with protein MAENLTLLILAVAPFLLLRIAADLVPFRRGKIRPASFRNLLLGNFVVFMFLSSIVLFSGEIYYRFFVDTTDSFSLSKVSARWFSRHFVRNMAGFRDSVHYLPETTPGQRRVSFLGDSFTAGQGITDVDQRFANLLRKMRPGDEVHVLADCGWDTQKELELVRFLPQSGYQTDVVVLVYCLNDVSDLMDTWQDELARVYQARPGLIVSSSYLLDTLRSRWVMWQHPKLQKYYQSVTGIYTAESEEWRRQQRRLDGIREAVEDSGGRLLVVTFPFVHCLGNYEFQNAHDLVGEYWKDSGVDHLDLLPVFQSEWEKNPTAEWTVNSRDAHPGIYAHQVAAREIDAFLTKHFRETESD; from the coding sequence TTGGCAGAGAATCTAACACTCCTGATCCTGGCAGTCGCTCCATTCCTTTTACTAAGGATTGCTGCTGATCTGGTGCCTTTCCGTCGCGGGAAGATCAGGCCAGCTTCTTTCCGGAATTTGCTGCTTGGCAACTTCGTTGTCTTCATGTTCCTGTCGTCGATCGTGCTCTTTTCGGGAGAGATTTACTACCGGTTCTTTGTTGATACGACGGATTCGTTCTCATTGTCGAAAGTTTCGGCGCGCTGGTTCAGCAGGCATTTTGTCCGCAACATGGCAGGCTTTCGAGATTCCGTCCATTACCTGCCTGAGACAACGCCTGGCCAGCGAAGAGTGAGTTTTCTGGGCGATTCCTTTACAGCTGGTCAGGGCATCACCGACGTCGATCAAAGATTCGCCAACCTTCTGCGAAAGATGCGCCCGGGGGACGAAGTTCATGTCCTGGCAGATTGTGGTTGGGACACTCAGAAAGAGCTGGAGCTTGTCCGTTTCCTGCCTCAATCCGGATACCAAACGGATGTTGTCGTGCTCGTCTATTGTCTGAATGATGTTTCGGATTTAATGGACACGTGGCAGGATGAACTGGCCAGAGTTTATCAGGCACGACCAGGACTTATCGTCAGCAGCAGTTATCTACTGGATACATTGCGTTCTCGATGGGTAATGTGGCAGCATCCGAAACTGCAGAAGTACTATCAGTCAGTCACAGGCATATACACCGCTGAAAGTGAAGAGTGGAGGCGTCAGCAAAGGCGTCTCGATGGGATCCGGGAAGCCGTGGAAGATTCAGGTGGTCGGCTCCTGGTTGTTACTTTTCCTTTTGTGCATTGCCTCGGCAATTACGAATTTCAAAATGCCCACGACCTGGTGGGAGAATACTGGAAAGATTCCGGAGTCGATCACCTCGATCTACTTCCGGTGTTTCAGTCGGAATGGGAAAAGAATCCCACCGCCGAGTGGACCGTAAACAGCCGAGATGCTCATCCCGGGATCTACGCACATCAGGTGGCTGCTCGCGAAATCGACGCCTTTTTGACGAAGCATTTCAGGGAGACAGAGTCAGACTAA
- a CDS encoding tetratricopeptide repeat protein, with protein sequence MSAPAPIRKQDDALQVRRHVGFVYCGIIIALTAVVYWQVRSHQFVNFDDGTYVSENPHVRSGLTWANLVWAFSRESVQGSANWHPLTWWSLMLDAEIYGLNAGGFLVTNLLFHLASSLLLFRILFRTTRAIHPSAFVAIVFAIHPLHVESVAWVAERKDVLSVFFGLLSIELHLQFVGARRIHWHLASLIAYSLSLASKQMLVTLPCVLLLMDVWPLGRSLRWAEKSGYLILTVIFCGVAFFAQADGAAVASLESFPVSVRVLNAISCYMIYLIKTIVPMHLSVYYPYPAEGLWLQAIVGGLILVLVSAGVIRTAKNAPWMLVGWLWFLGTLVPVIGLVQIGTQRMADRYMYFPMIGLLLAVAWSGAAVCRRSRLMLWPVRVIATGFVVAMTLCAWRQTAYWKNTMTLFTHAVDVAECSMSLNKLGYEYAATGDVIRASNLFHRALELDPDYVFAYVSLGNVSFSERRLDEAEGYFRRAIELSPMNDEAQYNLGLCLAFQGQPEEAIVHYKRAIEIGGDNAQAYANMGIASLMLGRSQQATKDLTKALDLDPQLLTAHFHLAQISADAGDALTAIRHLQKVVSESTVSIGDQQLIDAHLLLAQQAISAGQDELARASVAVIESLQPDHQAIAELREAIQRLDR encoded by the coding sequence ATGAGTGCCCCTGCTCCGATTCGAAAGCAAGACGATGCGTTGCAGGTCCGTCGCCACGTCGGCTTCGTCTACTGCGGAATTATCATCGCGTTGACGGCAGTTGTGTACTGGCAGGTTCGGTCGCATCAGTTCGTAAACTTTGATGATGGCACGTACGTCTCAGAGAATCCCCATGTTCGTTCAGGCCTGACCTGGGCGAATCTTGTTTGGGCGTTCAGTCGGGAAAGCGTTCAGGGATCCGCGAACTGGCATCCACTGACGTGGTGGTCATTGATGCTGGATGCAGAAATTTATGGATTGAATGCAGGCGGCTTTCTGGTGACTAACCTGCTTTTTCATCTGGCTTCGTCGCTGTTGTTGTTCCGGATACTGTTTCGAACAACCCGGGCGATTCATCCGTCTGCATTTGTTGCGATTGTTTTCGCCATTCACCCGCTGCATGTTGAATCTGTGGCGTGGGTTGCCGAGCGAAAGGATGTGCTAAGCGTTTTCTTTGGTCTGTTGAGCATTGAGTTGCATTTGCAATTCGTGGGAGCCCGTCGAATACATTGGCACCTGGCGAGCCTGATTGCCTACTCGCTTTCATTGGCATCGAAACAGATGTTAGTAACTTTGCCATGTGTGTTGTTGTTGATGGACGTCTGGCCTCTCGGGCGTTCATTACGATGGGCAGAGAAATCAGGGTATCTGATTCTCACTGTTATCTTTTGTGGTGTGGCGTTTTTTGCACAGGCTGATGGAGCTGCAGTTGCTTCCCTCGAAAGCTTCCCTGTGTCCGTCAGGGTTCTGAACGCCATTTCCTGCTACATGATTTATCTGATCAAGACGATCGTTCCGATGCACCTTTCGGTTTACTATCCATACCCTGCAGAAGGATTGTGGTTGCAGGCGATCGTTGGCGGATTGATATTGGTATTGGTCTCCGCGGGCGTAATTCGAACCGCAAAGAATGCGCCATGGATGCTGGTTGGATGGCTGTGGTTTCTTGGGACGCTGGTTCCGGTGATTGGTCTCGTGCAAATTGGTACTCAGCGGATGGCCGATCGTTACATGTACTTTCCGATGATCGGGTTATTGCTCGCCGTCGCCTGGTCAGGTGCCGCGGTGTGCCGGCGCAGCCGCTTGATGCTTTGGCCGGTGCGGGTGATCGCAACTGGATTTGTCGTGGCAATGACATTGTGTGCGTGGAGACAAACGGCGTACTGGAAAAATACAATGACGCTTTTTACACACGCCGTGGATGTCGCTGAATGCAGCATGTCGCTGAATAAGCTTGGTTACGAATACGCTGCCACCGGAGATGTGATACGAGCATCGAATCTTTTTCATCGTGCTCTGGAGCTGGATCCGGACTACGTTTTCGCCTACGTGAGCCTCGGAAACGTCAGCTTTTCTGAAAGGCGGCTTGACGAAGCGGAGGGGTATTTTCGGCGAGCCATTGAGTTGAGTCCCATGAATGACGAAGCCCAATACAACCTGGGGCTCTGTCTTGCATTTCAGGGACAGCCGGAAGAGGCAATTGTGCACTACAAACGAGCGATTGAGATTGGCGGTGATAATGCCCAGGCCTATGCCAATATGGGAATCGCATCACTGATGCTGGGGCGTTCGCAGCAGGCGACGAAGGATTTGACAAAGGCTTTGGATCTGGATCCGCAACTACTGACAGCGCATTTTCATCTCGCTCAGATTTCAGCGGATGCAGGAGACGCTTTGACAGCGATCAGGCACTTGCAGAAAGTGGTTAGCGAGTCAACAGTGTCGATTGGTGATCAGCAGCTGATTGACGCCCACTTGTTGCTGGCACAGCAGGCCATTTCTGCCGGCCAGGACGAGTTGGCTCGAGCATCTGTTGCTGTGATTGAGTCGCTGCAGCCAGACCATCAGGCAATTGCGGAGTTACGCGAGGCAATCCAACGACTGGATCGGTGA